Within the Enterococcus hirae ATCC 9790 genome, the region TACCATCAATATCATGTTTGTCATTGGGATCATTTCTGCTGTGCTGATGTATCTTTTTGCCCCGATGCTTGCAGGAATCAGCCCAATTGCAAATGTAAATAATGGGATCTTAGCAATTCGTAGTTTGTGTCCGTCATTGATCGCCATTCCAGTTCTTAGTGCAATGAGAGGTTATTTTCAAGGGAAAAACAATCTGAGACCTTATGGGACCTCACTAATCATTGAACAAGCGGTTCGTGTCCTGGTCATTTTAGCAGGAACGTTTTATTTACGCGTCTTGACCGATGGAACGATTTTAGAAGCTGTTCTGATCAGTACAGTGGCATCCTTCTTTGGTGGGTTAGCAGCAATTATCCATATGTATTTCGTTGGAATAAAAAATGATTATTTCAAATTAAAAGATTTCTTGATCTCTAGTCGTTATTTCAAGCATGAAAATCGGGCAGAGTCGGTATCGATCATTCGTGAAACTTTACCTTTCATCTTTGTGGGATCTGTTATTACCATCGTGCAAATGATTGACCAAGTGACGATGAAGCCGTTGTTGCATTTTTTCAGACCTGAAATCACGAATCAACAATTGGAATTTTTATTTAGTCGAGCGTCAGTTAATCCCAACAAGTTGACATTGATCTTGATTTCTATGGTTGGTACAGTCGCAATCAGCAGTTTGCCGATTTTAAGTACTTTGAGAAAAAAAGATCGTTTGCAAATTGAAAAGACAGTAGGAGATAGTTTTTCAATTGCTGTCTTGATTTTACTTCCTTCTCTTGCGGGGATGTCATTATTGGCGGGTCCATTGTATACCTTATTTTTTGGATATGATCCTGATAGTGTCGGCTATTTCCAATTTGCCTTACTCGCTTCATTATTCTTTTCATTGTTCACGATTCTTTCGACGATGTTACAATCACTTAGCCATCATATGATTGCGATTCGGCTGACCGTTGAAGCGATTATTTTGAAAATTGTCTTTCAAGTGATTGGATTAGCACTATTTGGCGGTTATGGTATGAGTTTTTCAAACACAATGGCTTTTGCGATCGTGTTTATCAGAGGTTATTTCTATATGTGTAAAGAGTATCGAATCGCACCTCTAGCTAAAATCAGATTTTTCTTTCTTAAAACATTCCGCTCAACCTTGTTGATGCTGGTTCTTTGTTCGATTGTATTTATCCTATTGAACCTCCAATTGACGATGACGTCGAAAGCCCATGCTGTTGTTTATTGTGTTGGCCTTGGTGGAATAGGTGGGCTGACATTTCTCTTTGCTCAATTTGGCAGAAATGGGCTCCAATTACTTAAAAACTTCCAGCATCGGCATCACTCAACCAAAAATTAGGAACAACATCCAGTTCATGATAATTTTTTAAAGCTACAGAAAGTGAGAGGGACGTGATTATTTCTCTCACTTTTTGAGTGAGAGGTTCAAATGTCATCTTTCTTATGATATAGTTAAATAGACTGGTAAAATTCTTTGAAATGAGGAAATTAAATAAATGAAACTTGCAGTAGTTACTTACAGTACGGCTTATTTGCCTGAACGAATCCAAAATCATCCTGATTTGTTCGTTATTCCGATCCCTGTCATTTTGGATGGGAAAATCTACAATGAAGGAATAGACATAGAAGCTGACGAATACTATGGGCTTCTAAATAAAAGCAAAGACTTCCCGACCACTTCACAACCTGCAGTTGGAGAAGTACTGGCGCTTTACGAAGAACTGAAAAGAAAAGGATACGATACCATCTTAAGTATCCATTTATCCTCTGGGATCTCCGGCTTTGTCAACACATTACATGCTATGAAAAACGACATTGATGGTGTAAAAATCGTTCCTTATGATTCTAAGATCACGAGTATGCCAATGGGTCACATGGTAGAAGCTGCTCTAGATTTAAATCAAAAAGGTCAATCTCTTGAAGAAATTATCGCACATATCGATCGTATTCGAGATAATACGTATGCTTATCTCATCGTGGATGACTTGAACAACTTAGTACGCGGTGGACGCTTGACTAATGGGGCTGCATTGATAGGTGGATTGCTTAAAATCAAACCGATTTTGACTTTTTCAGAAGGAAAAATCGTTTTATTTGAAAAAATCCGTTCAAGTAAAAAAGCTTTCGCTCGTGCCGAAAAAGTCATCGGCATGCGAAATGAGGAAATTGCACCACCTGTTAAACTTTATGTGATTCATGCAAATAATTTGGAAGTTGCCATACAAGAAAAAGAAAAATTACAAAAGCAATACCCGCATGCTGACATTGAGATTGGTCATTTTGGTCCAGTGATTGGTAGTCACTTAGGAGAAAAAGCAATCGGGCTTGCCATCTCTGCGCAATAATTTAGATTATTCAATTCAATGCAAGCATCGTCTCTCATTCATTGGGATACGATGCTTTTTTGCATTTTTTCTATATAAGGCGTATAATCCTTAAAAGTTTAGTAAATGAGTAAATCACTAGGTTAGTAATTTACTAAAAGAGAAAGGATGGATTTAGATGGAAATCCCAACAAATTTAAAACACAAACCTGTTATTGTCGTTGAAGACTATGATCAAGTTGATGGTAGAAATGCTTTGCATACGGATGCTAAAGGACTATCTTTAGGGTTAGCACAATGGAATGATCGTGGAAAAGTTGATATTTCAGGCAAGGTATGGCGCCATACGGGTGAAAAATGGTCACGCCAATCGGAAGAACTACCAATCACTCGGATCTTAGATCTAGCAATTTTAGCTGCGCAAGGGAGTTTGTATTTTCAAGATGCGTATCGCTATGAAAAATTTTATGATCCTGAAAATCCAGTTGTCGATATTATTGGACTTCAAGGAAATCGAATGACGGTTGAAGTGGATACCAAAAATCCTAAGATCGATGAAGATATTATGCTCTATTATGACACGTTACAAAAAGATGGCGAATTGATCGGAGAACGTTTCCGAATTTTGAAACGTCTATTAGATGATTTAGGGTATTAAGGAAAAAAGGAGTGAGGTACATTGGAAGATTTCTCACTGACAAAAGACCGTCAATTTTCAAGTGTTGAAAAACAAATGATTTGGCAAAAGCCAACGAGTCATCGAACCAGTCAAGAAGAACAAAGAATCGCAGCTGAAATCTTTGAAAACTGGAATGATCCTGAAATG harbors:
- a CDS encoding polysaccharide biosynthesis protein gives rise to the protein MNKKLMQGTFWLTFANLLCKVLGVVYLIPWLSMMGNNQEGMLATTLYNVGYLPYGLFLMLGTVGFPNAIAKKVAVATKENDEQGCRTIFRSTINIMFVIGIISAVLMYLFAPMLAGISPIANVNNGILAIRSLCPSLIAIPVLSAMRGYFQGKNNLRPYGTSLIIEQAVRVLVILAGTFYLRVLTDGTILEAVLISTVASFFGGLAAIIHMYFVGIKNDYFKLKDFLISSRYFKHENRAESVSIIRETLPFIFVGSVITIVQMIDQVTMKPLLHFFRPEITNQQLEFLFSRASVNPNKLTLILISMVGTVAISSLPILSTLRKKDRLQIEKTVGDSFSIAVLILLPSLAGMSLLAGPLYTLFFGYDPDSVGYFQFALLASLFFSLFTILSTMLQSLSHHMIAIRLTVEAIILKIVFQVIGLALFGGYGMSFSNTMAFAIVFIRGYFYMCKEYRIAPLAKIRFFFLKTFRSTLLMLVLCSIVFILLNLQLTMTSKAHAVVYCVGLGGIGGLTFLFAQFGRNGLQLLKNFQHRHHSTKN
- a CDS encoding DegV family protein, translated to MKLAVVTYSTAYLPERIQNHPDLFVIPIPVILDGKIYNEGIDIEADEYYGLLNKSKDFPTTSQPAVGEVLALYEELKRKGYDTILSIHLSSGISGFVNTLHAMKNDIDGVKIVPYDSKITSMPMGHMVEAALDLNQKGQSLEEIIAHIDRIRDNTYAYLIVDDLNNLVRGGRLTNGAALIGGLLKIKPILTFSEGKIVLFEKIRSSKKAFARAEKVIGMRNEEIAPPVKLYVIHANNLEVAIQEKEKLQKQYPHADIEIGHFGPVIGSHLGEKAIGLAISAQ
- a CDS encoding DUF6530 family protein, translated to MEIPTNLKHKPVIVVEDYDQVDGRNALHTDAKGLSLGLAQWNDRGKVDISGKVWRHTGEKWSRQSEELPITRILDLAILAAQGSLYFQDAYRYEKFYDPENPVVDIIGLQGNRMTVEVDTKNPKIDEDIMLYYDTLQKDGELIGERFRILKRLLDDLGY